One genomic window of Petrotoga sibirica DSM 13575 includes the following:
- the rnc gene encoding ribonuclease III has translation MKYEDNLKLTLQEEETLKSAKKMLLLPACVNEKLLFEALCHKSYVFDNENIQRRLNSNERLEFLGDAVLELVISEFLHNNYYLSEGEMSKARAIIGSEVILAEVALKLGLDNFIFLSKGEDKQSGRRKKSILSDTMEAVFACIYISCGYEKVKKYIIKNMKEYIENAVGGNIFLDYKTRLQEITQEKAKKLPEYVLLNASGPSHMKRYKVAVKLGDEILGIGEGFSKKIAEQLAAKIACEKFLDSVGENNGVD, from the coding sequence ATGAAGTATGAAGATAATTTAAAATTGACTTTGCAAGAGGAAGAAACGCTAAAAAGTGCAAAAAAGATGCTTCTTCTACCAGCATGTGTCAATGAAAAGTTGCTGTTTGAAGCGTTGTGTCATAAATCATACGTTTTCGATAACGAAAATATTCAAAGAAGACTTAATTCTAACGAAAGACTGGAATTTCTTGGAGATGCTGTTTTGGAGTTAGTTATCTCCGAGTTTCTTCACAACAACTATTATCTTTCCGAAGGAGAAATGTCAAAGGCGAGGGCTATTATAGGGAGCGAGGTTATTTTGGCTGAAGTCGCTTTAAAACTAGGGTTAGATAATTTTATTTTTTTAAGTAAGGGAGAAGACAAACAAAGTGGACGAAGGAAAAAGTCAATTTTATCCGATACGATGGAAGCTGTGTTTGCATGTATATATATAAGTTGTGGTTATGAAAAGGTGAAGAAGTATATAATAAAAAACATGAAGGAATACATTGAAAATGCTGTTGGAGGCAATATTTTTCTCGATTATAAAACGAGATTACAAGAGATAACTCAAGAAAAAGCAAAAAAATTACCTGAATACGTCTTATTAAATGCTTCTGGGCCATCTCATATGAAAAGATACAAGGTGGCTGTTAAACTAGGTGATGAGATACTTGGAATAGGTGAAGGTTTTTCAAAGAAAATTGCCGAACAATTAGCAGCAAAAATCGCTTGTGAGAAGTTTTTGGACTCTGTTGGTGAAAACAATGGCGTTGATTAA
- the ispG gene encoding flavodoxin-dependent (E)-4-hydroxy-3-methylbut-2-enyl-diphosphate synthase: MFSQKVVDVGGVKIGGKYPIVIQSMTNTDTAHIEKTLLQIERLKNSGAQIVRVSVRSKDDIQPFSEIVKRAQIPLVADIHFDYRLAIDSIKAGASKVRINPGNIGSDVKIREIVKVAKNYNVPIRVGSNSGSIAKEFSDLPRHKALAESALKEVRLLEKEGFYDIVVSVKSVDAKETFEANKYLSGLIPYPFHIGVTEAGVFEDAIILSSAGLGSLLINDIGDTIRISISGDPLREVEVANDLLIALGLRTGVRVIACPTCARAEINVESLVYEVKRILKDKEVKKNITIAVMGCVVNGPGEAKHSDIAIVGTKNGSAAFFLKGELYGTIKSNEIKEKLFEVIEFFQNS; the protein is encoded by the coding sequence ATGTTCTCACAAAAAGTAGTTGATGTTGGTGGGGTTAAAATTGGTGGAAAGTACCCCATTGTTATCCAAAGTATGACGAATACAGATACAGCACATATTGAGAAAACTCTGCTTCAAATTGAACGATTGAAAAATTCTGGTGCTCAGATTGTAAGGGTATCAGTGAGAAGTAAAGATGACATTCAACCATTTAGTGAGATTGTAAAAAGAGCTCAAATACCTTTAGTTGCGGATATTCACTTCGACTACAGATTAGCAATAGATTCTATTAAAGCAGGTGCTTCGAAAGTAAGAATAAACCCGGGCAATATTGGCTCAGATGTTAAAATACGTGAAATAGTTAAAGTTGCTAAGAATTATAACGTCCCAATAAGAGTGGGGTCTAATTCTGGTTCGATTGCTAAGGAATTTTCTGATTTACCAAGACATAAAGCATTGGCTGAAAGCGCTTTAAAAGAAGTTAGATTGTTAGAAAAAGAAGGTTTTTACGATATTGTTGTTTCTGTCAAATCTGTTGATGCAAAAGAAACCTTCGAAGCCAATAAATATCTTTCGGGTTTGATACCTTATCCTTTTCATATCGGAGTTACTGAAGCGGGTGTTTTTGAGGATGCTATTATATTGTCTTCAGCAGGCTTAGGGTCTTTACTTATAAACGACATAGGAGATACAATCAGAATATCCATCAGCGGGGATCCACTCAGAGAAGTTGAAGTGGCAAATGATTTGCTAATAGCCTTAGGTTTAAGAACGGGGGTAAGAGTCATAGCATGTCCTACTTGCGCAAGAGCAGAGATCAATGTTGAAAGTTTAGTCTACGAGGTAAAAAGAATTTTAAAAGACAAAGAGGTTAAAAAAAATATTACGATAGCGGTCATGGGGTGTGTTGTTAACGGTCCTGGTGAAGCTAAGCACTCCGACATTGCTATAGTTGGTACCAAAAATGGATCGGCGGCTTTTTTTCTAAAAGGGGAGCTTTATGGAACCATCAAGAGCAATGAGATAAAAGAGAAGCTTTTTGAAGTTATAGAGTTTTTTCAAAATTCCTAA
- a CDS encoding site-2 protease family protein gives MTVLLSIVWFLIIISVIVVVHEFGHFIFAKIFKTRVEEFSIGFGPALFKIPGKETTFRFNIVPLGGYVRLAGEEVLEEGYEDTDPALFYNKKPFQKFLIAFAGPLFSFLLGYFLFVGIAGVYGFPEVIVERVGKDSIAAQAGLEPGDIIKKANSEYVFNPSILEMEIASGKPLDLTVIRNGEEVAVTLNPELTNKRAIFTLQGIEDTESLNLKNKQIVSLNGEEDLYIVMSRLESGDPIEIQLEDGTIIEGKLSQYSYFPPTYETGIVYATFSNVIANGNNVFQEGDKIIEINGISITNGSDLQNVIYLTQLNSGELMFAVSAKEIINEYKPFTANTLALLIERNGQIININLPKKEFLDFIVQPGVLEVPYENWHPKGVEALTVPIQWANNLISLTFRSFGQLFTGRMSADQIAGPVGAAAIIGQAAMVGFDAILNLTALITISLGVFNLIPIPGLDGGRIVFSIYEMITRKRVSPKVEAIVNTIGFLFLIFLMIFVTYNDIMRFF, from the coding sequence ATGACCGTTCTATTATCAATTGTTTGGTTTTTGATTATTATTTCCGTTATTGTAGTTGTTCATGAATTTGGACATTTTATTTTTGCAAAAATTTTCAAGACGAGAGTGGAGGAGTTCTCTATTGGATTTGGACCCGCATTATTCAAAATTCCAGGTAAAGAAACTACCTTTCGATTCAATATTGTTCCTTTGGGTGGATATGTTAGATTGGCTGGTGAAGAAGTATTAGAGGAGGGTTATGAGGATACTGATCCTGCCCTGTTTTACAATAAAAAACCTTTCCAGAAATTTTTGATAGCTTTTGCAGGCCCCTTGTTTTCCTTTCTTTTAGGCTATTTTCTTTTTGTAGGAATAGCCGGTGTTTACGGTTTTCCTGAGGTGATTGTTGAGAGAGTAGGAAAGGACAGTATCGCTGCTCAAGCAGGTCTTGAACCTGGTGATATTATTAAAAAAGCGAACAGTGAGTACGTATTTAATCCTTCGATTTTAGAGATGGAAATAGCGTCTGGGAAACCATTAGATTTAACTGTTATAAGAAATGGGGAAGAAGTTGCAGTTACCTTGAATCCTGAACTTACCAATAAAAGGGCAATTTTTACTTTACAAGGAATCGAAGATACCGAATCGCTCAATCTGAAAAACAAACAGATTGTTTCATTAAATGGCGAAGAAGATTTATATATAGTTATGAGTCGATTGGAAAGTGGTGATCCGATAGAGATACAGTTAGAGGATGGAACTATTATTGAAGGTAAGTTATCTCAATATTCGTATTTCCCACCCACGTATGAAACAGGTATCGTATACGCTACTTTTTCAAATGTTATTGCAAATGGTAACAATGTTTTTCAAGAGGGAGATAAAATAATTGAAATTAACGGGATATCCATTACCAATGGGTCTGATTTGCAAAATGTAATTTATCTAACCCAATTGAATAGTGGAGAATTAATGTTTGCTGTTTCTGCTAAAGAAATTATTAATGAGTATAAGCCTTTTACTGCTAATACTCTTGCATTGCTAATAGAGAGAAATGGGCAGATAATTAATATTAATTTACCCAAAAAAGAATTTTTAGATTTCATCGTTCAACCCGGAGTTTTAGAGGTCCCATACGAAAACTGGCACCCTAAAGGTGTTGAGGCTCTTACTGTTCCAATTCAATGGGCAAATAATTTAATTTCTTTAACGTTTAGATCTTTTGGGCAGTTATTCACCGGCAGGATGAGTGCCGATCAAATAGCCGGCCCCGTTGGAGCAGCTGCCATAATAGGTCAGGCAGCAATGGTTGGATTCGATGCTATTTTAAATTTAACCGCTTTGATAACTATCAGTTTAGGAGTTTTTAATTTGATTCCAATACCTGGTTTAGATGGTGGAAGAATCGTTTTTTCTATCTATGAAATGATAACTAGGAAAAGGGTAAGCCCAAAAGTAGAGGCGATAGTGAATACTATAGGATTTTTATTCTTAATATTTTTGATGATTTTCGTCACTTACAACGATATAATGAGATTTTTCTAA
- the dxr gene encoding 1-deoxy-D-xylulose-5-phosphate reductoisomerase: MKSIFIAGISGSIGQQALEVLNKGWFKDNFKIVGGSVYKSWDKLKKAIDKYNLISVGIVENNENIPKTYNGCRVFTGVDAAERSMEFCNPDYSLIATSGFSGLKNTLKAIDVSQRVCLANKESIVCGGNYVLDYASNLKKEIIPVDSEHSAIFQLLMGESSTPEKIILTASGGALRDYPVEALENVSVEEVLNHPVWSMGKRITVDSATMVNKSLELFEAYYLFKINNIEVAINRNSRIHSMVQFSDGVIKMHYGLADMKIPIAFSISYPERNFVFEKPDFFSEKIQFERVDFDRYPSLKLAYSILGNAPLQDAFNGADEIAVDSFLKGLIKFGDIYRVIYKTVNEMQIQFSFANSLSFNNFDDILKVDKISRNIAKKNIMEVTE; the protein is encoded by the coding sequence GTGAAAAGTATTTTCATCGCTGGAATTTCTGGATCAATTGGTCAACAAGCATTAGAAGTGTTAAATAAAGGATGGTTTAAAGACAACTTCAAGATAGTAGGAGGATCCGTTTATAAAAGTTGGGATAAATTAAAAAAAGCAATCGATAAATACAATTTGATTAGTGTTGGGATTGTTGAAAATAATGAAAATATTCCTAAAACTTATAATGGATGTCGAGTTTTTACTGGAGTAGATGCTGCTGAAAGGAGCATGGAGTTTTGTAATCCTGATTACTCTTTGATCGCTACTTCCGGTTTTTCAGGTCTGAAAAACACTTTAAAGGCTATCGATGTTTCTCAACGGGTATGTTTGGCAAATAAGGAATCGATTGTGTGTGGTGGCAATTATGTTTTGGATTATGCTAGTAATCTCAAAAAAGAGATAATTCCGGTTGATAGTGAACATAGTGCAATATTTCAACTTTTGATGGGGGAAAGCTCGACTCCTGAAAAAATTATATTAACGGCTAGCGGGGGTGCTTTAAGAGATTACCCAGTTGAAGCCCTTGAAAATGTTTCAGTGGAAGAAGTACTGAACCATCCAGTTTGGTCCATGGGGAAAAGAATAACCGTTGATTCTGCGACGATGGTAAATAAATCTCTTGAATTATTTGAAGCTTATTATTTATTCAAAATAAACAATATCGAGGTAGCCATTAATAGAAACAGTAGAATTCATTCTATGGTTCAATTTTCTGATGGCGTAATTAAGATGCATTACGGACTTGCCGATATGAAAATTCCAATAGCTTTTTCAATTTCTTATCCTGAACGAAATTTTGTTTTTGAAAAACCCGATTTTTTTTCAGAGAAGATACAGTTCGAAAGAGTAGATTTCGATAGATACCCTTCTCTGAAATTAGCTTACAGCATTCTTGGAAATGCTCCTTTACAGGATGCATTTAACGGAGCTGACGAGATTGCAGTGGATAGTTTTTTAAAAGGTCTAATTAAATTTGGAGATATTTATCGTGTGATATACAAAACGGTAAATGAGATGCAAATTCAGTTTTCATTTGCAAATAGCTTGAGTTTTAATAATTTTGATGATATACTTAAAGTGGATAAAATCAGTAGAAATATAGCGAAAAAAAATATTATGGAGGTTACCGAATGA
- a CDS encoding radical SAM protein encodes MALIKEIEFVISKNTSSISLTGNYCFLDCKHCGGHYLNNMARIKDIEDLVKKGFTSFLISGGLLPDGKVPVSLFEDTLYNLKNKYNLKYNVHTGYVDEKDIHALKKLANTVSFDLVGDQQTVKEVYEKLDFEKIWDSFELLVKNDFVVKPHITIGLNKGEFSHEVKAIEKLKKFGDRIDEIIFLVFIPTIGAKFYSYQPPKVDEVVSFLSKVRKDFPGKKLTLGCMHPKGKYREVLQTNLLGILNKIVQPVGKVIEKAKREDYEISYSYECCAFSSDCGLGAGRRGAI; translated from the coding sequence ATGGCGTTGATTAAAGAGATTGAGTTCGTTATTTCAAAGAATACCTCTTCGATATCATTAACAGGAAATTATTGTTTTCTGGACTGTAAACATTGTGGTGGCCACTATCTAAATAATATGGCCAGAATAAAAGATATAGAAGATTTAGTAAAAAAAGGCTTCACTTCTTTTTTAATTAGTGGTGGATTATTACCTGATGGAAAGGTTCCAGTTTCACTATTTGAAGATACACTATATAATTTAAAAAATAAATATAATTTGAAATATAATGTACATACTGGCTACGTGGATGAAAAAGACATTCATGCTTTAAAAAAGCTTGCAAATACCGTATCTTTTGATTTGGTTGGAGATCAGCAAACGGTGAAAGAGGTTTATGAGAAACTAGATTTTGAGAAGATTTGGGATTCCTTTGAGTTGCTTGTAAAGAATGATTTTGTTGTTAAACCACATATTACTATAGGTTTGAATAAAGGTGAATTCTCTCATGAAGTAAAAGCGATTGAAAAATTAAAGAAATTTGGAGATCGAATAGATGAAATAATATTTCTGGTTTTTATACCCACCATTGGGGCTAAATTTTATTCTTATCAACCTCCAAAAGTGGATGAAGTTGTTTCTTTTCTTTCAAAGGTCAGAAAAGATTTTCCAGGTAAAAAGTTAACTTTAGGCTGCATGCATCCTAAAGGAAAGTATAGAGAAGTACTTCAAACCAACCTTTTAGGTATTTTAAATAAAATTGTTCAACCTGTTGGTAAAGTGATCGAAAAAGCCAAAAGAGAAGATTATGAGATTAGCTATAGTTACGAATGTTGTGCGTTCTCCTCCGACTGTGGATTGGGAGCGGGGCGAAGGGGCGCTATATAA
- a CDS encoding PSP1 domain-containing protein, with protein MIDLKAEVYGVELERLGSIYYYNYLGIEKIEILDNVLVQTENGIEVGRVMMGPVTMRFEEIGYEPNSIIRRVGDDDKKQIEENVEKAKEVAQYAKQMVRALGLKMRILDATFTFDRSKLVIYFGSDVRIDFRELVKILAKRYKTRIELKQVGARDEVKMTGSIGLCGQEACCSRFLRDFSSIKMELAKTQQMMINTAKISGRCGKLLCCLKYENDFYKEVLKNVPNENTTIEYEGKPARVVTVNVFLKEVSLQVIEENQPIIIKVPFSYFNNGNS; from the coding sequence TTGATAGATCTAAAAGCGGAAGTTTATGGGGTAGAATTGGAAAGATTAGGTTCAATATATTATTATAATTATTTAGGAATCGAAAAAATCGAAATATTGGATAATGTTTTGGTTCAAACAGAAAATGGAATAGAAGTTGGAAGGGTGATGATGGGGCCCGTTACGATGAGGTTTGAAGAAATTGGTTATGAACCTAATTCAATAATTAGAAGGGTTGGAGATGACGACAAAAAACAAATAGAAGAAAATGTTGAAAAGGCTAAAGAAGTAGCACAATACGCAAAACAGATGGTTAGAGCATTAGGATTAAAAATGAGAATTCTTGATGCCACTTTTACTTTTGATAGGTCAAAATTGGTTATTTACTTTGGTTCCGATGTCAGAATAGATTTCAGAGAATTGGTAAAGATTTTAGCTAAAAGGTACAAAACAAGAATAGAACTTAAACAGGTAGGAGCTAGAGATGAAGTAAAGATGACCGGATCAATTGGTTTATGTGGGCAAGAAGCATGCTGTAGTAGATTTTTAAGAGATTTTTCTTCTATAAAGATGGAACTTGCTAAAACGCAACAGATGATGATTAATACCGCTAAAATCTCAGGCAGATGTGGAAAACTTCTTTGCTGCTTGAAATATGAGAATGATTTTTATAAAGAGGTCCTTAAAAATGTTCCAAATGAGAATACTACAATAGAATACGAAGGGAAGCCAGCCAGAGTCGTAACGGTCAACGTGTTCTTAAAGGAAGTTTCATTACAAGTAATAGAAGAAAATCAACCTATTATAATTAAAGTTCCTTTTTCTTATTTCAACAACGGTAATTCTTAA
- a CDS encoding DUF2905 domain-containing protein produces the protein MKTIADVFITIGVLFVIIGLMFAFNIKLGRLPGDIIIKRENFVLYIPITTMLIVSGIITLLSIIIRRFF, from the coding sequence ATGAAAACAATTGCGGATGTATTCATAACAATCGGTGTTTTGTTTGTAATCATTGGGTTGATGTTTGCTTTTAATATAAAACTCGGAAGACTTCCTGGAGATATAATAATAAAAAGAGAAAACTTTGTTTTATATATTCCTATTACAACAATGCTTATTGTAAGTGGAATAATCACATTGCTATCAATTATCATTCGAAGATTTTTCTAA
- a CDS encoding transketolase, translating to MKKSIKELKNLSLIARGDILKMTTVANSGHPAGSMSSIDMFLSVLNRANIFPDDPFNPDRDRIVVSHGHTSPGFYAALGRMGFIDIEEVISGFRYAGSIFEGHVTRGIPGVEWSTGNLGQGLSAGVGMALAAKKRKKDYRVYVFSSDGESSKGQIAEARRTAMKEGLNNLIVLLDYNDIQISGRARDILSVNIVGEYKAAGWNVIEIDGHDFEQINKALEMAENELLRPTVIVCKTNIGRGVSFMENTPTYHGKALTKEQLSKALEELGLENDVEKYIERRKNITLNRDKLNYPNIELKVETGQPIVYEKGTKVANRNAFGNAIADLAKLNRDNFPVVAIDCDLKPSVNLGKFEKVNPEGYIQIGIEEHNAATIGGALSVSGVLTFFADFGVFGLDEVFNQQRLNDINHTNLKTVVTHCGMDVGEDGKTHHEVNYIGIVRSLYHTKLIVPCDANQTDKAIRYAAKVPGNFVIAMGRSNLPILLDEKGDVYYGNDYNFEYGKLDFFRKGKDLTIFTYGSFAHLAVEAADKLKEENIHITVIGVPTPLDFDLTQVKEFVDNTIVLTLEDHNVENGLSNELSKAMIRNALKPSYFEPMGLKDYTPSGTINDLLKIYGFDVESLVNKMKGLIENK from the coding sequence TTGAAAAAAAGTATAAAAGAACTAAAAAACTTGTCGTTAATCGCTAGAGGAGATATCCTGAAGATGACCACTGTAGCTAATTCTGGTCATCCAGCAGGTTCAATGTCTTCAATTGACATGTTTTTATCGGTTTTAAATCGAGCAAATATTTTCCCAGATGATCCTTTCAACCCAGATAGAGATAGGATTGTGGTTAGTCACGGGCATACTTCCCCCGGTTTTTATGCAGCTTTAGGTAGGATGGGCTTTATAGACATTGAAGAAGTTATTTCGGGATTCAGATATGCTGGAAGCATATTTGAAGGACATGTTACCCGTGGGATACCAGGTGTTGAGTGGTCAACAGGGAATTTGGGTCAAGGTTTATCTGCTGGCGTAGGAATGGCTTTGGCAGCCAAAAAGAGGAAAAAAGATTATAGAGTTTACGTTTTTAGTAGTGATGGAGAAAGTTCAAAAGGGCAGATTGCAGAAGCAAGGAGAACTGCTATGAAAGAAGGCCTAAATAACCTAATTGTTCTACTGGATTACAATGATATCCAAATATCCGGTAGGGCTAGAGATATATTATCAGTAAATATAGTTGGCGAATACAAAGCAGCTGGATGGAACGTAATAGAAATTGATGGTCATGATTTTGAGCAGATCAATAAGGCGTTGGAAATGGCCGAAAATGAACTATTAAGACCAACAGTAATTGTATGCAAGACGAATATAGGTAGAGGAGTTTCTTTTATGGAAAACACTCCGACCTATCACGGTAAAGCGCTCACCAAGGAACAATTAAGTAAGGCATTAGAAGAATTAGGTTTAGAGAACGATGTGGAAAAGTACATTGAAAGAAGAAAAAATATTACCTTAAATAGGGATAAGCTAAATTATCCAAATATTGAATTAAAGGTTGAAACGGGGCAACCTATAGTTTATGAGAAGGGGACAAAGGTTGCTAATCGTAACGCCTTTGGGAACGCTATCGCTGATCTTGCAAAACTGAATAGGGATAACTTTCCAGTAGTCGCTATTGATTGTGATTTGAAACCATCCGTTAATTTGGGAAAATTTGAAAAAGTCAATCCTGAAGGCTACATTCAAATTGGCATTGAGGAACATAACGCTGCTACGATTGGTGGAGCATTGTCTGTTAGTGGAGTATTAACTTTTTTCGCTGATTTTGGAGTATTTGGTTTAGATGAGGTATTTAATCAGCAAAGATTAAACGATATTAATCACACTAATTTAAAGACCGTTGTCACCCATTGTGGTATGGATGTTGGAGAAGATGGTAAGACCCATCATGAAGTCAATTATATTGGGATAGTCAGAAGCTTATACCATACTAAATTAATTGTACCTTGTGATGCAAATCAAACTGATAAAGCGATTAGGTACGCTGCAAAAGTTCCGGGTAACTTTGTGATTGCTATGGGAAGATCAAACCTTCCAATTTTGTTAGATGAAAAAGGCGACGTTTATTATGGTAACGATTATAACTTTGAGTATGGGAAGTTGGATTTTTTTAGAAAAGGCAAAGACCTAACGATATTCACATATGGTAGCTTCGCTCATTTAGCGGTTGAAGCAGCTGATAAGTTGAAAGAAGAAAATATTCATATCACAGTAATTGGAGTACCGACTCCTTTGGATTTTGACCTTACTCAGGTTAAAGAATTTGTAGATAATACTATTGTATTAACTTTAGAAGACCACAACGTAGAAAATGGTTTATCAAATGAACTATCAAAAGCTATGATCAGAAATGCTTTGAAACCCTCTTATTTTGAACCTATGGGATTAAAAGACTACACACCATCTGGAACGATCAATGATTTGCTAAAGATTTATGGATTTGACGTAGAATCGTTGGTAAATAAGATGAAAGGATTAATTGAAAACAAATGA
- a CDS encoding radical SAM protein yields MDILPSYMKLYDSGELHKRRDYLMKGLEKCDLCPRQCKVNRLTNIGSCKVGNQIKISEYVLYPGEEPVLRGGSGAGGVFFSNCTMRCVYCQNFNFSQLGFGKKISTEELGEIFLKLQKEMKAANLDLVTATPYLPFIFDALIYAIERGFRLPIVWNTSSYESIETLKLMEDVVDIYLADIRYTSNIVGKRYSGVKDYFSNAQIAIKEIYRQIGETFLVDEKSNILKRGIIIRILVLPNLINQAKEALKFLKYEISEKIHISLMDQYVPVYKAKNYEKLSRYLYKSEYQEVVDYLYELGFENGWIQTHNLKEDNEVFSMSQ; encoded by the coding sequence ATGGATATTCTACCTTCTTACATGAAGTTATATGATTCAGGTGAACTTCATAAAAGACGTGATTATTTGATGAAAGGCTTAGAAAAATGTGATCTTTGCCCTCGGCAGTGTAAAGTAAATAGGTTAACAAATATTGGATCTTGTAAGGTCGGTAACCAAATAAAAATTTCTGAATATGTTCTTTACCCAGGAGAAGAGCCTGTATTGCGAGGAGGAAGTGGTGCAGGTGGTGTCTTCTTTAGCAATTGTACGATGAGATGCGTGTATTGTCAGAATTTCAATTTTAGCCAATTAGGTTTTGGAAAGAAGATTTCTACTGAGGAGTTAGGAGAAATTTTTTTAAAATTGCAGAAAGAAATGAAGGCTGCCAATTTAGATTTGGTAACAGCAACTCCATACTTACCTTTTATTTTTGATGCTTTAATATATGCAATAGAACGAGGATTTCGCTTACCCATAGTGTGGAATACTTCCTCTTATGAAAGTATAGAAACTTTGAAGCTAATGGAGGATGTCGTTGATATATATTTGGCTGATATAAGGTATACTAGTAATATCGTTGGTAAAAGGTATTCAGGAGTAAAAGATTACTTTAGTAATGCCCAAATAGCTATTAAAGAGATTTATCGTCAGATTGGAGAAACTTTTCTAGTAGATGAAAAGTCTAATATTTTAAAAAGAGGAATAATAATTCGTATTCTAGTTTTACCGAATTTAATTAACCAGGCAAAAGAAGCCTTAAAGTTCTTAAAGTATGAAATTTCCGAAAAGATACATATTAGTTTAATGGACCAATACGTTCCGGTTTATAAGGCTAAAAATTATGAAAAATTATCAAGATATTTATACAAATCAGAATATCAGGAAGTAGTTGATTATTTGTATGAATTAGGGTTTGAAAATGGTTGGATCCAGACTCACAATTTAAAAGAAGATAATGAAGTTTTTTCAATGTCACAATAA
- a CDS encoding YaaR family protein: MEIDPITGKKTDKEIKKRKIKKSKDHNISTSEIKEKEGFFDVLVDTNLKISESELKSLIDNILKQGNNFVKSPTQTNLRGYRNAIKDFLKRLEKHWYVIKNNLDFKNSAPQLHMVAEIVDGKLMELTDMILKREKNTLLYASKIEQINGLILDLYK, from the coding sequence ATGGAGATAGATCCTATTACTGGAAAGAAAACTGATAAAGAGATAAAAAAGAGGAAGATAAAAAAATCAAAAGATCACAATATTTCTACTTCTGAAATAAAGGAAAAAGAAGGTTTTTTCGATGTACTGGTCGATACGAATTTAAAAATTTCCGAAAGTGAATTAAAGAGTTTGATTGATAATATTCTTAAACAAGGGAACAATTTTGTGAAATCTCCTACTCAAACTAATCTAAGAGGTTACAGGAATGCTATCAAAGATTTCCTTAAAAGATTGGAAAAACATTGGTATGTGATAAAAAACAATCTTGATTTTAAAAACTCAGCACCTCAACTACATATGGTTGCAGAAATAGTTGATGGCAAACTCATGGAATTGACTGATATGATTTTAAAAAGAGAGAAAAATACATTACTATATGCATCGAAAATCGAACAAATAAACGGGTTGATTTTGGATTTGTACAAATAA